Genomic window (Bradyrhizobium sp. 186):
CGCACCGGCTCGCCCTGCGACGCCGACACCAGTTCGCCCTGCCACATCACGCGGCGGCCGCGGATGAAGGTGCCGACGGGCCAGCCGGTGACGCGCACGCCGTCATAGGGGGTCCAGCCGGCTTTGGACGCGACCCATTTGTTGGTGATGGTCTCGCTGCGCTTGAGGTCGACGACGGTGAGGTCGGCGTCGTAGCCCGCCGCGATGCGGCCCTTGCAGGCCATGTTGTAGAGGCGCGCGGGGCCGGCGCTGGTGAGATCGACGAACCGCGCCAACGACAGCCGGCCCGCATTGACGTGATCGAGCATCAACGGCACCAGCGTCTGCACGCCGGTCATGCCCGAGGGCGAGGCCGGATAAGTCTTTTGCTTCTCTTCCAGCGTATGCGGCGCGTGGTCGGAACCGAGCACGTCGATGATGCCTTGTTCGATGCCGCGCCAGATGCCGGCGCGGTGATCGGCCGAGCGCACCGGCGGGTTCATCTGAGCGAGCGTGCCGAGCCGCTCGTAGCATTCGGGCGCCGCCAGCGTGAGATGGTGCGGCGTCGCCTCGCAGGAGGCGACGTCCTTGTGGTCGCGCAAGAACTCGATCTCTTCCTTGGTCGAGATGTGCAGCACGTGGATGCGCTTGCCGGTCTCATGCGCGAGCTTCACCAGCCGCTCGGTCGCCATCAGCGCCGCCGTCTCGTCGCGCCAGACCGGGTGCGAGCGCGTATCGCCCTCGATGCGCAGCGGCTTGCGGTCGTTGAGGCGGTACTCGTCCTCGGCGTGGAACGCCGCGCGACGGCGGATCACCTGAAAAATCCGGCGCAGGCTTTCGTCGTCTTCCACCAACAGCGCGCCGGTCGAGGAGCCGATGAACACTTTTACGCCCGCGCAACCCGGCGCGCGCTCGAGCACCGGCAGGTCCTGCACGTTCTCGCGGGTGCCGCCGATGAAGAAGGCGAAATCACAATGCATGCGGTGATGGGCGCGTTTCACCTTGTCGGTGAACTCGGCCTCCGTCACGGTCAATGGAGACGTGTTCGGCATCTCGAACACGGCGGTGACGCCGCCCATCACGGCGCTGCGCGAGCCGGTTTCGAGGTCTTCCTTATGCGTCAGGCCGGGCTCGCGAAAATGCACCTGCGTGTCCATCACGCCGGGCAGGATATGCAGGCCCTTGCAGTCGATCATTTCGCCGGCGGAGGCTTGCGACAGGGCGCCGATCCCGGCAATGCGGCCATTGGCGATGCCGATGTCGCGGACACCCTCGCCGTCCTGGTTGACCACAATGCCGCCCTTGAGGATGACGTCAAAACGCTGGGTCATGGCTAAAGGCCTCTCTCATCCCCAAGCGCGGGGCTCGAGGTCTTGTCGTTTATTCG
Coding sequences:
- a CDS encoding dihydroorotase, translated to MTQRFDVILKGGIVVNQDGEGVRDIGIANGRIAGIGALSQASAGEMIDCKGLHILPGVMDTQVHFREPGLTHKEDLETGSRSAVMGGVTAVFEMPNTSPLTVTEAEFTDKVKRAHHRMHCDFAFFIGGTRENVQDLPVLERAPGCAGVKVFIGSSTGALLVEDDESLRRIFQVIRRRAAFHAEDEYRLNDRKPLRIEGDTRSHPVWRDETAALMATERLVKLAHETGKRIHVLHISTKEEIEFLRDHKDVASCEATPHHLTLAAPECYERLGTLAQMNPPVRSADHRAGIWRGIEQGIIDVLGSDHAPHTLEEKQKTYPASPSGMTGVQTLVPLMLDHVNAGRLSLARFVDLTSAGPARLYNMACKGRIAAGYDADLTVVDLKRSETITNKWVASKAGWTPYDGVRVTGWPVGTFIRGRRVMWQGELVSASQGEPVRFLETLKA